Proteins from a single region of Antechinus flavipes isolate AdamAnt ecotype Samford, QLD, Australia chromosome 2, AdamAnt_v2, whole genome shotgun sequence:
- the LOC127552494 gene encoding olfactory receptor 11G2-like isoform X1, whose translation MLFSTVGWFRYLGNHNISWTVSEFILLGFPCSQEIKILLFVLFSTVYALTLMGNGTIVCAVWWDQQLHTPMYILLANFSFLEICYINSSVPNMLANLLSKVKTISYNGCILQFYIFSSLCATELFFLALMAFDRYVAICYPLHYPTIMTRQLCATLVSACWVGGFLWLLTPVTLLSQVPFCGSNIIDHYLCDLGAMLALSCIPVPKTTLICGTVSTLITFITLIYILVSYTQVLRAVLRVPKGSGRQKAFSTCASHLAVVSLFYGSIMMMYVSPGSASQPEMQKFITLFYSVATPFFNPMIYSFRNKEIKAALRKVLGRI comes from the exons ATGCTTTTTAGCACTGTTGGTTGGTTTAGATA CTTAGGCAATCATAACATCTCTTGGACTGTAAGCGAGTTCATTCTTCTGGGCTTTCCATGCAGTCAGGAAATAAAAATCCTTCTCTTTGTATTGTTTTCTACTGTGTATGCACTGACTCTGATGGGGAATGGGACAATTGTCTGTGCTGTGTGGTGGGATCAGCAGCTCCACACTCCCATGTATATTTTACTggccaatttttctttccttgagatCTGCTACATCAACTCCAGTGTGCCCAACATGCTAGCAAATCTTCTCTCTAAAGTCAAGACCATTTCTTATAATGGCTGCATCCTTCAATTCtacatcttttcttctctatgtgCAACAGAACTCTTCTTCCTGGCCCTCATGGCATTTGACCGGTATGTTGCTATCTGCTACCCACTTCACTATCCCACCATTATGACTAGGCAGCTATGTGCCACCCTTGTGTCTGCCTGCTGGGTAGGTGGCTTCCTTTGGTTACTGACCCCTGTTACTCTCCTTTCCCAGGTGCCCTTCTGTGGTTCAAATATCATTGATCACTATTTATGTGACTTAGGAGCAATGCTTGCTTTATCATGTATACCTGTCCCCAAAACTACTCTAATCTGTGGTACTGTAAGTACCCTCATTACCTTTATTACCTTAATTTACATCCTTGTGTCCTACACCCAGGTACTAAGAGCTGTGCTACGAGTGCCAAAGGGCTCAGGAAGACAAAAAGCCTTCTCTACTTGTGCTTCCCATCTAGCTGTGGTCTCACTATTCTATGGTTCAATCATGATGATGTATGTGAGCCCAGGGTCAGCCAGCCAACCTGAAATGCAAAAATTCATTACCTTGTTTTACTCAGTTGCCACTCCATTCTTCAATCCCATGATCTACAGTTTTCgtaataaggaaattaaggctgcTTTAAGAAAAGTCCTGGGGAGAATTTGA
- the LOC127546606 gene encoding olfactory receptor 11G2-like, which produces MRISGITNISETISEFILLGFPCQKETQIILCMVFSIIYILTIMGNTSIICAVWSSQQLQTPMYTLLANFSFLEICYVNSDVPKMLAIMLSESKTISFTGCLLQFYFFFSTCASECLFLSVMAFDRYLAICQPLHYSTIMTHNRCITLALFCWIGGFLWLLTPVILISQVPFCGPNIIDHFLCDLGPLLALSCAPVPRTTLACGAISSLIIFITFLYILGSYFHVLRAVLRVPSGSGRNKAFSTCASHFTVVSLFYGSVMVMYVSPGSGNQSGMQKFVTLFYSMATPFFNPLIYSLRNKDMKKALKKLLDGLRIIEKDQSLLQTFSISK; this is translated from the exons ATGAGGATCTCAGGAATCACTAATATCTCTGAGACTATAAGTGAGTTTATCCTCTTGGGTTTCCCTTGTCAAAAAGAGACTCAAATCATCCTCTGCATGGTGTTCTCTATCATTTACATCCTTACCATCATGGGTAATACATCCATCATCTGTGCTGTATGGTCAAGTCAGCAACTTCAAACCCCCATGTACACTCTCTTGGCCAATTTCTCCTTCTTAGAAATTTGCTATGTTAACTCTGATGTTCCCAAAATGTTGGCCATAATGCTCTCTGAATCCAAAACCATATCTTTTACTGGCTGCTTGcttcaattctatttctttttctcaacatGTGCCTCTGAATGTTTGTTTCTATCTGTGATGGCATTTGATAGATACCTTGCAATCTGCCAGCCTCTACATTACTCTACCATCATGACCCACAACCGCTGTATTACCTTGGCATTATTCTGCTGGATAGGTGGTTTCCTGTGGTTACTGACTCCAGTGATCTTAATCTCACAGGTACCCTTTTGTGGTCCAAACATCATTGACCACTTTTTGTGTGACTTGGGGCCATTGTTGGCACTGTCCTGTGCCCCAGTGCCCAGGACTACTTTGGCCTGTGGTGCCATCAGCTCTCTCATCATCTTTATCACCTTCCTCTACATATTGGGTTCCTATTTCCATGTCCTAAGAGCCGTACTACGTGTGCCATCAGGTTCTGGAAGAAACAAGGCTTTCTCAACATGTGCCTCTCATTTCACTGTGGTGTCTCTATTCTATGGCTCAGTCATGGTGATGTATGTCAGCCCAGGATCAGGAAACCAGTCTGGAATGCAGAAGTTTGTAACCTTGTTCTACTCCATGGCAACTCCATTCTTTAATCCCCTGATCTACAGTCTCCGAAACAAAGATATGAAGAAAGCCCTAAAGAAACTTTTGGATGGGTT AAGGATTATAGAGAAGGACCAATCCCTCCTCCAAACTTTCTCTATTTCTAAATAG
- the LOC127552494 gene encoding olfactory receptor 11G2-like isoform X2 — MTILGNHNISWTVSEFILLGFPCSQEIKILLFVLFSTVYALTLMGNGTIVCAVWWDQQLHTPMYILLANFSFLEICYINSSVPNMLANLLSKVKTISYNGCILQFYIFSSLCATELFFLALMAFDRYVAICYPLHYPTIMTRQLCATLVSACWVGGFLWLLTPVTLLSQVPFCGSNIIDHYLCDLGAMLALSCIPVPKTTLICGTVSTLITFITLIYILVSYTQVLRAVLRVPKGSGRQKAFSTCASHLAVVSLFYGSIMMMYVSPGSASQPEMQKFITLFYSVATPFFNPMIYSFRNKEIKAALRKVLGRI; from the coding sequence ATGACCATCTTAGGCAATCATAACATCTCTTGGACTGTAAGCGAGTTCATTCTTCTGGGCTTTCCATGCAGTCAGGAAATAAAAATCCTTCTCTTTGTATTGTTTTCTACTGTGTATGCACTGACTCTGATGGGGAATGGGACAATTGTCTGTGCTGTGTGGTGGGATCAGCAGCTCCACACTCCCATGTATATTTTACTggccaatttttctttccttgagatCTGCTACATCAACTCCAGTGTGCCCAACATGCTAGCAAATCTTCTCTCTAAAGTCAAGACCATTTCTTATAATGGCTGCATCCTTCAATTCtacatcttttcttctctatgtgCAACAGAACTCTTCTTCCTGGCCCTCATGGCATTTGACCGGTATGTTGCTATCTGCTACCCACTTCACTATCCCACCATTATGACTAGGCAGCTATGTGCCACCCTTGTGTCTGCCTGCTGGGTAGGTGGCTTCCTTTGGTTACTGACCCCTGTTACTCTCCTTTCCCAGGTGCCCTTCTGTGGTTCAAATATCATTGATCACTATTTATGTGACTTAGGAGCAATGCTTGCTTTATCATGTATACCTGTCCCCAAAACTACTCTAATCTGTGGTACTGTAAGTACCCTCATTACCTTTATTACCTTAATTTACATCCTTGTGTCCTACACCCAGGTACTAAGAGCTGTGCTACGAGTGCCAAAGGGCTCAGGAAGACAAAAAGCCTTCTCTACTTGTGCTTCCCATCTAGCTGTGGTCTCACTATTCTATGGTTCAATCATGATGATGTATGTGAGCCCAGGGTCAGCCAGCCAACCTGAAATGCAAAAATTCATTACCTTGTTTTACTCAGTTGCCACTCCATTCTTCAATCCCATGATCTACAGTTTTCgtaataaggaaattaaggctgcTTTAAGAAAAGTCCTGGGGAGAATTTGA